A window of Rhododendron vialii isolate Sample 1 chromosome 11a, ASM3025357v1 contains these coding sequences:
- the LOC131306870 gene encoding protein MAINTENANCE OF MERISTEMS-like has translation MATPSSADVSSSAAGSSSHPPCRLGFGGFLQYRPPIGSPEAEVLRREPEQHLSVLNISMNRRLEARGGGREVHKWFLALPEPARELVRAVGFEMFILGLNLLKIDWSLMTLLVKRWWDTTNTFHIPSAGEMMITLGDFSLLTGLRVSRAPLLVDPRLWERIGALEWFLGKVPPLHSRGHVDIYWLSKTFMKTDILAQVSVEQFARAFLLYLLGQTLFANKDSLVHTQFLAPLQLLEAVWEFDWGAPALATLYSNLGACSRDKSPILGSHYWVLELWAFKHLLQFPTETKHEDVSCIPHYERWLAGQRKPRSPILSLLEWWRVLDRLMVNQVRFDPWGGVPEDAPLMRSRVPAEVVQEWLHAYQSAEALVQRQCRRILELEAERVPATCGEDAGASERSLTQRSSQRRHHD, from the exons ATGGCTACGCCATCTTCTGCCGATGTTTCGTCGTCTGCTGCAGGTTCTTCTTCACACCCTCCATGCAG GTTGGGTTTCGGCGGTTTCTTGCAGTATCGCCCTCCTATTGGCAGCCCAGAAGCCGAGGTACTTCGTAGGGAGCCTGAGCAGCATTTGAGTGTTCTCAACATTTCG ATGAATAGGAGATTGGAGGCCCGTGGTGGAGGCCGGGAGGTGCATAAGTGGTTCTTGGCATTACCGGAGCCAGCTCGAGAGTTGGTGCGTGCTGTAGGTTTTGAGATGTTTATTCTGGGTCTCAATCTTCTGAAGATTGATTGGTCGCTGATGACTTTACTGGTtaagaggtggtgggacaccaccaatacATTTCATATCCCATCTGCCGGTGAGATGATGATCACACTAGGTGACTTTTCTTTACTGACCGGCCTGCGAGTAAGTAGAGCTCCTCTTCTGGTTGACCCCAGGCTTTGGGAGCGGATAGGGGCTTTGGAGTGGTTTTTGGGCAAGGTGCCTCCTCTTCACTCGCGTGGTCATGTTGACATCTATTGGCTGAGCAAGACTTTTATGAAGACTGATATTTTGGCTCAGGTGAGTGTTGAGCAATTTGCACGAGCCTTTCTTCTCTATCTTCTTGGTCAGACCTTGTTTGCCAACAAGGATAGCTTGGTGCACACACAATTCTTGGCCCCTTTGCAGCTTTTGGAGGCTGTTTGGGAGTTTGATTGGGGAGCACCTGCTTTGGCTACCTTATATAGCAATCTTGGAGCTTGTTCACGGGATAAGAGTCCCATCCTTGGCAGTCACTATTGGGTGCTTGAG CTCTGGGCTTTCAAGCATCTCCTTCAGTTTCCAACGGAGACTAAGCATGAGGATGTGAGCTGCATTCCTCACTACGAGCGATGGTTGGCGGGGCAACGGAAGCCACGGTCGCCAATTTTGAGCCTTCTTGAGTGGTGGCGAGTCTTGGACCGATTGATGGTTAATCAG GTACGGTTTGACCCTTGGGGTGGTGTACCAGAGGATGCCCCTCTTATGCGTTCCAGG GTACCTGCTGAGGTAGTACAGGAGTGGTTGCATGCTTATCAGAGTGCAGAGGCTTTGGTTCAAAGACAATGTCGTCGGATCCTCGAG CTGGAGGCCGAGCGAGTACCAGCTACTTGTGGGGAGGATGCGGGAGCTAGTGAGCGGTCCTTGACTCAAAGATCGTCTCAGAGACGCCATCACGACTAG